One segment of Candidatus Poribacteria bacterium DNA contains the following:
- a CDS encoding acetyl-CoA carboxylase carboxyl transferase subunit beta yields the protein MSNPSPRIACRGCSSELVADELERNARVCPQCGFHHVLSARERLDSLADEGSFDEFGADLYSVDPLGFPGYQEKLRADRERTGLSSEVLTGYVSIGSNRVVIGVSDANFIMGTMGSVAGEKVTRCFELAVEAGLPVIIVSASGGGMRMQEGTIALMQMAKTSAAVMRHHRAGLVYIAVATHPTMGGSAASFVSLGDIIIAEPGAMIGFAGPRARAAIGEKMPPRLQSAESLAEHGMLDAVVPRHELRSVLIEILDFVNDRAPSRT from the coding sequence GTGTCGAACCCGTCACCGCGCATTGCCTGCCGTGGATGCTCCTCTGAGCTGGTGGCTGACGAGCTCGAGCGGAATGCGCGAGTCTGCCCGCAATGTGGTTTCCACCACGTGCTCTCTGCGCGGGAGCGCCTCGACAGCCTGGCCGACGAAGGCTCGTTCGATGAATTCGGCGCCGACCTCTACTCAGTCGATCCGCTGGGCTTCCCCGGCTATCAGGAGAAGTTGCGCGCCGACCGCGAACGCACCGGTCTATCGAGCGAAGTGCTAACCGGCTACGTATCGATCGGGTCGAACCGAGTGGTCATCGGCGTATCCGACGCCAACTTCATCATGGGAACCATGGGCTCCGTCGCCGGTGAAAAGGTCACGCGGTGTTTCGAGCTCGCCGTGGAGGCGGGGCTTCCTGTGATCATCGTGTCCGCATCAGGCGGCGGCATGCGCATGCAGGAGGGCACGATCGCCCTGATGCAGATGGCGAAGACGAGCGCGGCAGTCATGCGGCATCATCGGGCAGGGCTCGTCTACATCGCCGTGGCGACACATCCGACGATGGGCGGGTCTGCGGCGAGCTTCGTATCGCTGGGGGACATCATCATCGCAGAACCGGGAGCGATGATCGGCTTCGCGGGTCCACGCGCCCGAGCCGCCATTGGCGAGAAGATGCCCCCTCGGCTCCAGTCCGCCGAGTCGCTGGCGGAACACGGCATGCTCGACGCGGTCGTACCCCGCCACGAGCTACGATCCGTTCTGATAGAGATTCTCGACTTCGTGAATGACAGGGCCCCGTCGCGTACCTAA